In Uranotaenia lowii strain MFRU-FL chromosome 2, ASM2978415v1, whole genome shotgun sequence, one genomic interval encodes:
- the LOC129742150 gene encoding uncharacterized histidine-rich protein DDB_G0274557-like, whose protein sequence is MSLFKASHCFTSFWFSCLVNHRPYFRLPGTQLNSMKVFVALSVTVLVVGSAVARPELYEELHDLVEPGPAVEYSYQCGQNLPINYNPQNVVVPCKSSNCGHGGDGGYGAASTHYDGAGGYGEMAPVDHGHGSQASPAEDQYRHKKHKKHHGHHHHHHHHHHHHSHGYGHGHGHGYGHGHGYHRDGSEIVGAATAAVV, encoded by the coding sequence ATGTCACTTTTTAAGGCAAGTCACTGTTTCACCTCGTTTTGGTTCAGTTGCCTAGTTAATCATAGGCCTTATTTCCGCCTACCGGGAACCCAACTCAATTCCATGAAAGTGTTTGTTGCCCTTTCTGTGACCGTATTGGTCGTCGGATCAGCTGTAGCTCGTCCAGAACTTTACGAAGAACTTCACGATTTAGTGGAGCCTGGTCCGGCTGTGGAATATTCCTATCAGTGCGGTCAAAACTTGCCGATCAATTACAACCCGCAGAACGTTGTGGTCCCGTGTAAGTCTTCCAACTGCGGTCATGGAGGCGATGGAGGTTATGGAGCAGCATCAACTCATTATGACGGCGCTGGAGGATACGGAGAAATGGCTCCGGTTGACCACGGGCACGGATCCCAAGCTTCCCCTGCTGAGGATCAATACCGGCACAAGAAGCACAAGAAACATCATggacatcatcatcatcatcaccatcaccatcatcaccATAGTCATGGTTACGGGCATGGGCATGGTCATGGTTATGGGCATGGGCACGGATATCATCGTGATGGTAGTGAAATTGTTGGAGCAGCTACTGCAGCAGTGGTATAA